One region of Miscanthus floridulus cultivar M001 chromosome 19, ASM1932011v1, whole genome shotgun sequence genomic DNA includes:
- the LOC136529509 gene encoding uncharacterized protein, with protein sequence MQLLSFYNWVMSMATTSTGVKVGAATVVKKKRSELRLGMGTTIVDSNILTPMAMNERSHLPLEEEAEFVLRRWISFYLVKEGNRKSIYSDQRHRLRETIQ encoded by the exons ATGCAGCTGCTCAGCTTCTACAATTGGGTGATGTCTATGGCAACGACGAGCACAGGAGTCAAGGTCGGAGCTGCgactgttgtaaaaaaaaaaaggtcGGAGCTGCGGCTGGGCAT GGGTACTACCATTGTTGATTCAAACATCTTGACGCCGATGGCGATGAACGAGCGGAGCCATCTGCCGCTCGAGGAGGAGGCTGAG TTTGTGCTGAGACGATGGATCAGTTTTTATTTGGTGAAAGAAGGAAACAGGAAGAGTATATACTCAGATCAGCGTCATCGACTAAG AGAAACGATCCAGTAG